The following coding sequences are from one Epilithonimonas vandammei window:
- a CDS encoding TonB-dependent receptor plug domain-containing protein, which produces MKKNYQKIITLGIVVFAIPTLSAQVKDSVKDKTIDEVVVLGSRAGSRVKSDTPVPVDVFDVQKISKESPQITLNQILNSIAPSFTSNTQTVADGTDHIDPAQLRGLGPDQTLVLLNGKRRHTSSLVNINGTPGRGSVGTDLNAIPAFALSKIEVLRDGAAAQYGSDAIAGVINLNLKRNTNGLTGQMTAGANFSSEANNLTGGVDGQNYQVDLNYGAKIGTKGGFINLTASGAFRDPTNRADAYSGSIYNIFNAIENRASKNGFDFNNYFTNITTVSSANASTIINAIHQYAPQISYLTAGQQNDIQNANSISALQTLLSADVTNNELAYRGLSRSDFNMRVGQSSLRSGQFFANAEVPLNDNWKAYAFGGYGYRSGNSAGFYRRPVQANTFSSLYPNGFLPEIGSTIQDISFSSGVKGKWGEWIVDLSNTFGKNSFRYDIKNTGNSTMRFASPSEFYAGTMGFSQNTINLDVSRPFDVLAGLNLAFGAETRFENYQITAGDLNSYARYDNNGNPHWTKDGTPKESFPTDFFGSYRPAGSQVFPGFTPDNAINKGRTSEALYADAEVNFTKNFLADAAVRFENYSDFGSTFNYKLALRYKVLDNLNLRGAIQTGFRAPSLQQKYFSNVATQFIGGVGYQVATFADGSSLKNNLIGTDLKQEKSNSYSAGFTYKIPAANLTIAVDGYFVKIKDRITLTDVFPRPTGTSPAAVEVQGYYDEVNASQAIFFVNSIDTETKGIDVVVSHKITFSDKVSLTNDFGLNANKTINVGPIHTSDKLANNGYINNFFSETSRVYLEEAIPRTKMNLTHSLKVGNFNFMVRNGFFGKVTDPNAGDANRDGKIDATIIDGSIVETEHPVWTARVITDLSVGYNFSKTISVAVGANNLFDVYPAHNLTAAKVLRGDKIENGQIVYVPKSYDLSNANQFVYSRNVSQFGMNGRFLFARINFGF; this is translated from the coding sequence ATGAAGAAAAATTATCAAAAGATCATCACTTTAGGCATTGTTGTTTTTGCCATTCCGACCCTATCCGCACAAGTAAAAGACTCAGTAAAGGATAAAACCATTGACGAAGTTGTTGTCTTGGGTTCCCGTGCAGGATCTCGTGTAAAATCTGATACACCTGTACCTGTAGACGTTTTTGATGTCCAGAAAATCTCTAAAGAGTCGCCCCAAATTACGCTTAATCAAATTTTAAATTCAATAGCACCATCGTTTACTTCCAATACCCAAACGGTAGCGGACGGAACAGACCATATAGACCCCGCTCAGTTACGTGGATTAGGTCCGGACCAGACTTTGGTCTTATTGAATGGCAAAAGAAGACATACCTCATCCCTCGTTAATATTAATGGTACCCCAGGAAGAGGCTCCGTTGGTACCGACCTGAATGCCATTCCTGCTTTTGCGCTTTCAAAAATTGAAGTTCTTAGAGACGGCGCGGCAGCACAATATGGCTCTGATGCGATTGCAGGCGTTATCAACCTCAACCTGAAACGCAACACTAATGGTTTAACCGGACAGATGACCGCCGGCGCCAACTTCTCTTCAGAAGCCAACAACCTGACAGGTGGCGTTGACGGGCAAAACTATCAGGTTGACTTGAATTATGGCGCTAAAATCGGGACAAAAGGTGGATTCATCAATTTAACAGCATCCGGTGCGTTCCGGGATCCTACCAACAGAGCCGATGCCTATAGTGGTTCCATCTATAATATATTTAATGCAATCGAAAACAGAGCATCAAAAAACGGTTTTGATTTTAATAATTATTTCACAAACATTACAACCGTTTCCTCCGCCAACGCAAGTACTATTATCAATGCCATTCATCAGTATGCACCTCAGATCAGCTATTTAACGGCTGGTCAACAAAATGACATCCAAAACGCTAATAGCATTTCCGCATTACAAACTCTACTAAGCGCCGATGTCACCAATAATGAATTAGCTTACCGAGGTTTATCCAGATCGGATTTCAATATGCGTGTAGGACAATCCTCTCTTAGAAGCGGACAGTTTTTCGCCAATGCAGAGGTTCCGTTAAACGACAATTGGAAAGCTTATGCCTTTGGAGGATACGGCTACAGATCCGGAAATTCTGCAGGATTTTACAGAAGACCTGTACAGGCGAACACCTTTTCCTCTTTGTATCCCAACGGATTCTTGCCGGAAATTGGTTCCACAATTCAAGACATCTCTTTCTCTAGTGGTGTCAAAGGGAAATGGGGCGAATGGATTGTTGACCTAAGCAATACCTTTGGAAAAAACAGCTTCCGATACGATATCAAAAATACTGGCAATAGCACGATGCGATTTGCTTCTCCTTCAGAATTTTATGCAGGAACGATGGGCTTTAGCCAAAACACCATCAACTTGGACGTATCCAGACCTTTTGATGTGTTAGCAGGATTAAATTTAGCATTTGGAGCAGAAACAAGGTTTGAGAATTACCAAATTACTGCCGGAGACCTTAATTCCTATGCGAGATACGATAACAATGGCAATCCACATTGGACTAAAGATGGAACACCAAAAGAAAGTTTCCCAACCGATTTCTTTGGTTCTTACAGACCTGCAGGCAGCCAGGTATTTCCTGGATTTACACCAGACAACGCCATCAATAAAGGAAGAACCAGCGAAGCGCTGTATGCGGATGCCGAAGTTAACTTTACAAAAAATTTCTTAGCGGATGCCGCGGTGCGTTTTGAAAATTATTCGGATTTCGGATCGACTTTTAATTATAAACTGGCATTAAGATATAAAGTTCTCGACAATCTAAATTTGCGAGGTGCCATACAAACTGGTTTCCGTGCGCCTTCTTTGCAACAGAAATATTTCAGTAATGTAGCCACTCAATTTATTGGTGGTGTAGGTTATCAGGTCGCAACATTTGCCGATGGGTCGTCACTCAAAAATAATTTGATCGGAACGGATCTGAAACAAGAAAAATCCAACTCTTATTCTGCCGGATTCACTTACAAAATTCCTGCTGCAAACCTAACAATCGCAGTAGATGGCTATTTTGTAAAAATCAAAGACCGAATTACCCTTACCGATGTATTTCCTAGACCAACAGGAACAAGCCCTGCGGCAGTTGAAGTACAAGGCTATTACGACGAAGTTAATGCCAGCCAAGCCATCTTTTTTGTTAATTCTATAGATACAGAAACCAAGGGAATAGATGTGGTGGTAAGCCATAAAATAACCTTCAGCGATAAAGTAAGTCTAACCAATGATTTCGGACTTAACGCAAACAAAACCATTAATGTTGGACCAATCCATACTTCTGATAAACTTGCGAATAATGGTTATATCAATAATTTCTTTTCAGAAACATCCAGAGTTTACTTAGAAGAAGCAATCCCAAGAACAAAAATGAACCTGACGCATAGTTTAAAAGTTGGCAATTTCAACTTTATGGTTAGAAACGGATTTTTTGGTAAGGTTACAGACCCGAATGCCGGCGACGCTAACAGAGATGGTAAGATCGATGCCACAATTATCGACGGAAGCATTGTGGAAACAGAACATCCGGTTTGGACAGCAAGGGTGATCACAGATCTTTCCGTGGGATATAATTTCTCTAAAACCATCAGTGTGGCAGTCGGTGCAAACAACTTGTTTGATGTTTACCCGGCTCATAACCTGACCGCTGCAAAGGTGCTGAGAGGCGACAAAATAGAAAATGGTCAGATTGTGTACGTTCCTAAATCTTATGATTTATCCAACGCCAATCAGTTTGTCTATTCCAGAAACGTATCTCAGTTTGGGATGAATGGGCGATTCCTATTTGCTAGAATCAATTTTGGTTTTTAA
- a CDS encoding cell division protein ZapA, with amino-acid sequence MDFRRITINIAGRNYPLNVPAAEEETLRKVGKQIETMIKDFEASFDVRDKQDALAMCALKLGTNAEVYSLNNEKNIKNTNERVSKINALLEQLED; translated from the coding sequence ATGGATTTCAGAAGAATAACAATCAATATTGCCGGAAGAAACTACCCGCTGAATGTTCCAGCTGCCGAAGAAGAGACACTTCGGAAAGTAGGAAAACAGATAGAAACAATGATTAAGGACTTCGAGGCAAGCTTTGATGTAAGAGACAAACAAGATGCTCTTGCGATGTGCGCTTTGAAACTGGGAACCAATGCGGAAGTATATTCTTTAAATAACGAGAAAAATATAAAAAATACAAATGAGCGTGTGAGTAAGATCAATGCGCTCCTGGAACAGCTGGAAGATTAA
- the ggt gene encoding gamma-glutamyltransferase, whose protein sequence is MKIKLSLLISLNCIIVFSQYTDINIIKEVKVKNKGVVVSAHPLASEAGAKILKQGGNAFDAVIATQLALAVVYPQAGNIGGGGFLVATTPEGKYLALDYRETAPSKASFDMYWDKNGNANTDLSQNGRLAVGVPGSISGMFETIKYAKLPFSKLIEPAIDLAQKGFAITEQEAGLLNLHKADFLKHNKNKIALVKDLPWKAGDLLIQPELAETLRRIQKAGEREFYEGKTANLIVAEMKLGNGIIQRKDLKNYKTKERKALVFNYKDHQVVSMSMPSSGGTLLAQMLKMVSYEDLSKYQMNSEEAVQIMVEAERRAYADRAEYMGDPDFIEDKTQMLISDDYLKSRWKSFDKNTATPSKDVGKIINPNQKESTETTHISILDKFGNAVSVTTTLNGLYGSKTVVSGAGFFLNNEMDDFSVKPGVPNMYGAVGGEANKIQPGKRMLSSMTPTVVLKDGKVKMVVGTPGGTTIPTSVFQAIVDVIDFKQNANFSVNAPKFHHQWLPEVVKVENKFPETTIKALEKKNYQFEKVSQIGRTEVIVVDSNQNIHAVADGRGDDSVGVE, encoded by the coding sequence ATGAAAATCAAACTATCACTATTAATTTCGCTCAATTGTATTATTGTTTTTTCTCAATACACCGATATTAATATCATTAAGGAAGTCAAAGTAAAAAATAAAGGTGTCGTGGTTTCCGCGCATCCTTTGGCAAGTGAAGCAGGAGCAAAAATATTGAAACAAGGCGGAAACGCTTTTGATGCAGTCATTGCCACACAGCTCGCGCTGGCTGTGGTCTATCCGCAGGCCGGTAACATCGGTGGGGGAGGATTTCTGGTCGCTACCACGCCAGAAGGCAAATACTTGGCCTTGGATTACCGCGAAACTGCGCCATCTAAGGCCTCGTTCGATATGTATTGGGATAAAAATGGTAATGCTAATACCGATCTTTCTCAAAATGGAAGATTGGCAGTCGGTGTTCCGGGAAGTATTTCCGGAATGTTTGAGACGATAAAGTATGCAAAATTGCCTTTTTCCAAACTGATTGAGCCGGCCATTGACCTTGCTCAAAAAGGTTTTGCTATTACCGAACAAGAGGCAGGTTTACTCAACCTTCACAAAGCCGACTTTCTTAAACACAATAAAAATAAAATTGCGTTAGTGAAAGATCTGCCTTGGAAAGCTGGTGATCTATTGATTCAGCCCGAATTGGCGGAAACACTCAGGAGAATTCAGAAAGCTGGTGAACGGGAGTTTTACGAAGGAAAAACAGCCAATCTTATTGTTGCTGAAATGAAACTTGGAAACGGTATTATTCAGCGAAAAGATCTTAAAAATTATAAAACAAAAGAACGTAAAGCATTGGTTTTTAATTATAAAGATCATCAGGTAGTGTCTATGTCAATGCCTTCCAGTGGTGGAACTTTGCTTGCCCAAATGCTGAAAATGGTTTCTTACGAAGATCTTTCTAAGTATCAGATGAACTCAGAAGAAGCGGTTCAGATTATGGTTGAAGCGGAACGCAGAGCTTATGCTGACCGAGCGGAATATATGGGTGATCCTGATTTTATAGAGGATAAAACGCAAATGCTGATTTCTGACGATTATCTTAAAAGCCGATGGAAATCTTTTGATAAAAATACTGCAACACCAAGCAAAGATGTAGGTAAAATCATAAACCCAAACCAAAAGGAAAGTACGGAAACAACGCATATTTCTATTCTGGATAAATTCGGTAATGCAGTATCTGTTACTACCACACTCAACGGGCTTTACGGAAGTAAAACCGTGGTTTCTGGTGCTGGATTTTTTCTGAATAATGAAATGGATGACTTTTCAGTAAAACCAGGTGTTCCCAATATGTATGGAGCTGTAGGTGGGGAAGCTAATAAAATACAACCGGGAAAAAGAATGCTTTCTTCTATGACACCAACAGTAGTGCTGAAAGACGGCAAAGTAAAAATGGTAGTGGGAACACCTGGCGGGACTACAATTCCCACCTCGGTATTCCAAGCTATTGTAGATGTTATTGACTTTAAGCAAAATGCAAATTTCTCTGTTAATGCGCCGAAATTTCATCATCAGTGGCTTCCAGAGGTAGTAAAAGTTGAAAATAAATTTCCTGAGACTACTATTAAAGCTTTAGAAAAGAAAAATTATCAGTTTGAAAAAGTTTCACAAATTGGAAGAACAGAAGTTATTGTGGTAGACAGCAATCAGAATATCCACGCTGTAGCAGATGGGCGAGGCGATGATTCTGTCGGAGTAGAATAA
- a CDS encoding bestrophin family protein, which produces MIIRERSNWFLMLFIWRGSVLRKIILQLLIITAFSVVVLYFKGNVYEYKVHLNPAIFTLLGLSLAIFMGFCNSASYERFWEGRKLWGALVIESRSLTRQVMTLVNDDSHDSALKKQQFVRMIVALCWALNFQLRNKDPKDKLRNLLSEEHFKRIEDKKFLPVILLSLMAEWINEQNRNKKMDTIILSSIDAQLNSISQIIGGCERIASTPLPFAYSVLLHRTVYMYCFWLPFGLVDVVGWMMPVIVLFVSYTFIALDAIIQQIQDPFGEEENDLALNNLCDTIQFSVYELADIAQPDFKTSNHYFID; this is translated from the coding sequence ATGATTATCAGAGAAAGATCCAATTGGTTTTTGATGTTGTTTATCTGGAGAGGTTCTGTTTTACGAAAGATTATTCTGCAACTTTTAATTATCACAGCATTTTCTGTCGTAGTCCTTTATTTCAAAGGCAATGTCTACGAATATAAAGTCCATCTCAACCCGGCTATCTTTACATTACTGGGGCTTTCGTTGGCCATTTTTATGGGGTTTTGCAATTCCGCAAGCTATGAAAGGTTTTGGGAAGGAAGAAAGCTTTGGGGGGCATTGGTGATCGAATCAAGGTCATTGACCCGCCAAGTCATGACTTTGGTTAATGATGATTCGCACGATTCTGCATTGAAAAAGCAGCAATTTGTTCGGATGATTGTTGCATTGTGCTGGGCTCTTAATTTTCAGCTAAGGAATAAAGATCCGAAGGATAAATTGAGAAATTTACTATCCGAAGAGCACTTTAAAAGAATTGAAGATAAAAAATTTTTACCGGTAATTCTTCTAAGTCTGATGGCGGAGTGGATTAATGAACAAAACAGGAACAAGAAGATGGATACTATAATCCTGTCTTCTATAGATGCACAGCTTAACAGTATATCACAGATTATAGGGGGATGCGAGAGGATTGCAAGTACACCTTTACCTTTTGCATATAGCGTTTTGCTGCACAGGACAGTTTATATGTACTGTTTCTGGCTACCGTTCGGACTGGTAGATGTAGTGGGGTGGATGATGCCTGTGATTGTACTGTTTGTCAGTTACACATTCATTGCCCTGGATGCAATTATTCAGCAGATTCAGGATCCATTCGGCGAGGAGGAAAATGATCTTGCGCTTAATAATCTATGTGATACCATTCAGTTTTCTGTCTATGAGTTGGCTGATATCGCTCAACCTGATTTCAAGACCTCCAACCATTATTTTATTGACTGA
- a CDS encoding glycosyltransferase produces MENSKKVLIVTYYWPPAGGPGVQRWLKFAKYLPDFGLEPIIYTPENPSYPLIDHTLQNDVPKNIKIIRTNIWEPYQLAEKFSKSNKKFKGGQFDVGNNQSFLSKLSIFIRGNFFIPDARKFWIKPSRAFLKKYLKENDIDVLVTTGPPHSLHLIGLGLKKELPKLKWIADFRDPWTEISYYKHLKLTKFSDKKHRNLEKSVFETADITLATSYTDAENFRKNGANSYCITNGFDISEPSKVLGFQNSQAGEFSVLQTTEKNNPITEHTFTMSYVGVLEQLRNPENLWKALIELCNQHPDFADNFELKLVGRVDDKILNEIENSILKSNIKNLGYLSHQDSVTEMNKSDLLLITNFPHESSKGIIPGKLFEYLATGKKIISFGPKDADVETILNKTNAGAHFDYAQTDKIKDYIFRLFLDWKDGKSIINAADINEFSRKELTKKLSEIIKKM; encoded by the coding sequence ATGGAAAATTCTAAAAAAGTTTTAATCGTAACCTATTATTGGCCGCCAGCGGGCGGGCCTGGCGTACAACGCTGGCTGAAATTTGCAAAATATCTTCCCGATTTTGGTCTGGAACCAATTATTTACACGCCAGAAAACCCTAGTTATCCATTGATAGATCATACATTACAAAATGATGTTCCAAAGAATATAAAAATTATTAGAACGAATATTTGGGAACCTTACCAGCTAGCTGAAAAATTCAGTAAAAGCAACAAAAAATTTAAAGGCGGTCAATTTGATGTCGGAAATAATCAATCCTTTTTATCCAAACTTTCGATTTTTATACGCGGCAATTTTTTCATTCCAGATGCCCGAAAATTCTGGATTAAACCATCCAGAGCATTTCTTAAAAAATATCTGAAGGAAAATGATATTGATGTTCTGGTAACTACAGGACCACCTCACAGCCTTCACCTGATAGGTTTAGGATTAAAAAAAGAATTACCAAAGCTCAAATGGATTGCGGATTTTCGGGATCCCTGGACAGAAATTTCTTATTATAAACATCTGAAATTGACCAAATTTTCGGATAAAAAACACAGAAATCTGGAAAAATCAGTTTTCGAAACAGCAGACATTACCTTGGCGACAAGCTATACAGATGCAGAAAATTTCAGGAAAAATGGTGCTAATTCATATTGTATTACAAATGGTTTTGACATTTCGGAACCAAGTAAAGTTTTAGGATTTCAGAATTCGCAAGCTGGAGAATTTTCAGTTTTACAAACCACAGAAAAAAATAATCCAATTACTGAGCATACTTTCACGATGAGTTATGTTGGCGTTTTGGAACAACTGAGAAATCCTGAAAATCTTTGGAAAGCCCTAATCGAATTATGCAATCAACATCCTGATTTTGCAGACAATTTTGAGTTAAAATTGGTCGGAAGAGTGGATGATAAAATCCTGAACGAAATCGAAAACTCTATTTTAAAATCCAATATTAAAAATCTAGGTTATCTTTCGCATCAAGATTCCGTAACTGAAATGAATAAATCTGATTTGCTGTTAATTACTAATTTTCCTCATGAAAGCTCAAAAGGAATTATTCCGGGAAAACTTTTCGAATATCTTGCAACGGGAAAAAAAATTATCTCTTTTGGTCCCAAAGATGCAGATGTCGAAACAATTCTCAACAAAACTAATGCAGGTGCGCACTTTGATTACGCTCAGACAGATAAAATTAAGGATTATATCTTTAGATTATTTCTGGACTGGAAAGATGGTAAATCTATTATAAACGCTGCCGATATCAATGAATTCAGCA
- the porT gene encoding type IX secretion/gliding motility protein PorT/SprT — translation MKQRLIKILSISAIIFSSNLQSQTYNNLFRTKDRQENREGMDLEKFSYGFYLAGNNFDYKMVLNPRNGMDGNRNLVESKSTYSFGAGLIGKMRLNYYLDLRIEPGLHFVQRDLTFNTFDKVNEAFPGGFTLPDGSITPNITTPTDVDQKRMVKSTYVDVPILLEIHGDRWYNSRPYAAVGVNYLMNLQSNETSEGDNSVNTFRTTTHNFGWSAEIGIQLYFSRFKLTPAIRGTFFTNNELVQDNATTPPYWTPAISTMQTRAFMFVLKFE, via the coding sequence ATGAAGCAAAGATTAATCAAAATTTTATCAATATCTGCTATAATATTTAGCAGTAACCTTCAGTCGCAGACTTACAACAATCTTTTCAGAACAAAAGACAGACAAGAAAACAGAGAAGGTATGGATTTGGAAAAATTCAGTTATGGATTTTATCTGGCTGGTAATAATTTTGATTACAAAATGGTTCTCAATCCAAGAAATGGGATGGATGGCAACAGAAATCTTGTAGAATCCAAATCTACTTACAGCTTCGGTGCCGGATTAATTGGTAAAATGAGGCTTAATTATTATTTAGATCTTCGTATAGAGCCAGGCTTACATTTTGTACAACGAGATTTGACCTTCAATACGTTTGACAAAGTCAATGAAGCATTTCCAGGAGGCTTTACATTACCGGATGGAAGTATTACTCCCAATATTACCACTCCAACTGATGTAGATCAGAAAAGAATGGTAAAATCAACTTATGTAGATGTTCCGATTTTGCTGGAAATCCACGGTGACCGTTGGTACAACTCGCGTCCATACGCCGCTGTTGGAGTTAATTATTTGATGAATCTTCAGTCCAACGAAACTTCCGAAGGTGACAACAGCGTGAATACCTTCCGTACAACCACACACAATTTCGGTTGGTCTGCAGAGATTGGGATTCAGTTGTATTTCAGTCGATTTAAATTAACACCAGCAATCCGAGGAACTTTCTTCACCAATAACGAGTTGGTACAAGACAACGCAACCACGCCGCCTTATTGGACACCAGCCATTTCCACAATGCAAACCAGAGCATTTATGTTTGTTCTGAAATTCGAATAA
- a CDS encoding Hsp20/alpha crystallin family protein, which yields MSIVKRNTGDLFPASPRTLFDDFFSRELFNWGNNNFSSTRTTLPYVNIKELDDCFEVEVAAPGLEKEDFIITLEGNLLTISSTKKNETEDRTGQYMRKEFSYQSFSRSFELAKDVVDEERIQAKYENGVLKLNIPKTEKARKQEPKLIEIQ from the coding sequence ATGTCAATTGTAAAAAGAAACACTGGCGATTTGTTCCCTGCCAGTCCGAGAACATTGTTCGATGACTTTTTCAGCCGCGAACTTTTTAACTGGGGCAATAATAATTTTTCTTCAACAAGAACGACACTTCCATATGTAAACATCAAGGAACTTGATGATTGCTTTGAAGTGGAAGTAGCTGCACCGGGATTGGAAAAGGAAGATTTCATAATCACTTTGGAAGGTAATCTTCTGACAATTTCATCTACCAAAAAAAATGAAACAGAAGACAGAACCGGCCAATATATGAGAAAAGAATTCAGCTATCAGTCTTTTTCGCGTAGTTTTGAGCTGGCAAAAGATGTTGTGGATGAGGAACGGATCCAGGCAAAATATGAAAATGGTGTACTGAAACTCAACATCCCGAAAACAGAAAAAGCAAGAAAGCAAGAACCTAAGCTTATTGAGATTCAATAA
- the rny gene encoding ribonuclease Y: MDTITIIIGVVALLIGAVAGLFFGKSSINSKAKYMIEDAKKSAENIIEKANVQAEAVKKEKQLQAKERFLELKSQHDADIQSREKKMQESEKRIKDKESKLNDELSKAGKLEKDLEKQINDYNKKLEILQKKQHDLDVATAQKVEMLEKISNYSAEEAKSELVESLRAEAKTKAQAHVQSIMEEAQLNAKNEARKIIIQTIQRIGTEQAIENSVSVFNIESDEIKGRIIGREGRNIRALEAATGVEIIVDDTPEAILLSCFDPVRREIARLSLHRLVTDGRIHPARIEEVVDKTRKQIEEEIIEVGKRTIIDLGIHGLHPELVKIVGRMKFRSSYGQNLLQHSREVANIAATMAAELGLNVKLAKRAGLLHDIGKVPEQESELPHALLGMQWAEKYGENAEVINAIGAHHDEIEMTSLLSPIIQVADAISGARPGARRQVLESYIQRLKDLEAAALSFEGVSSAYAIQAGRELRVMVESSKVNDENAYQLSYDISEKIQNELTYPGQVKVTVIRETRAVNIAR, translated from the coding sequence ATGGACACAATTACCATTATTATCGGTGTTGTCGCACTTCTGATAGGAGCCGTAGCTGGACTTTTCTTCGGGAAAAGCTCTATCAATTCTAAGGCAAAATATATGATAGAAGACGCCAAAAAGAGCGCCGAAAACATTATAGAAAAAGCTAATGTACAGGCAGAAGCCGTAAAAAAAGAAAAGCAGCTTCAAGCTAAAGAAAGATTCCTTGAACTGAAATCCCAGCACGATGCAGACATCCAGTCCAGAGAAAAGAAAATGCAGGAGTCGGAAAAACGCATCAAAGACAAAGAGAGCAAGCTGAATGATGAGCTTAGTAAAGCCGGAAAACTGGAAAAAGATCTTGAAAAGCAAATCAACGATTACAACAAAAAACTGGAAATTCTTCAGAAAAAACAGCACGATCTGGATGTTGCAACCGCTCAAAAAGTAGAGATGCTGGAAAAAATTTCCAACTATTCCGCTGAAGAAGCAAAAAGCGAATTGGTAGAATCTCTGAGAGCAGAAGCTAAAACCAAAGCCCAAGCGCACGTTCAGAGCATTATGGAAGAAGCTCAGCTTAATGCAAAAAATGAAGCTAGAAAAATCATCATCCAAACCATTCAGAGAATCGGGACAGAACAGGCCATCGAAAATTCGGTTTCTGTTTTCAACATTGAGTCTGATGAAATCAAAGGAAGAATCATTGGCCGTGAAGGTAGAAATATCCGTGCTTTAGAAGCTGCTACAGGTGTAGAGATCATTGTAGATGATACACCGGAAGCTATTCTACTGTCTTGCTTCGATCCGGTAAGAAGAGAGATCGCAAGATTGTCACTTCACAGATTGGTTACAGATGGCAGAATTCACCCGGCGAGAATCGAAGAAGTGGTGGATAAAACCAGAAAACAAATCGAGGAGGAAATCATTGAAGTTGGAAAGAGAACGATCATTGACCTTGGAATTCACGGGCTTCACCCTGAATTGGTTAAGATTGTTGGTAGAATGAAATTCCGTTCCTCTTACGGTCAAAATTTATTACAGCACTCTAGAGAAGTTGCCAATATCGCAGCAACTATGGCTGCGGAATTAGGATTGAATGTTAAACTGGCCAAAAGAGCTGGTCTTTTACACGATATCGGTAAAGTTCCTGAGCAGGAATCTGAATTGCCACACGCACTTCTTGGGATGCAATGGGCTGAAAAATATGGTGAAAACGCAGAAGTCATTAATGCCATTGGAGCACACCACGACGAAATCGAAATGACGTCGCTCCTATCCCCTATCATTCAGGTAGCCGATGCGATTTCAGGTGCCAGACCTGGTGCAAGAAGACAGGTTTTGGAGTCTTATATCCAGAGACTGAAAGATCTTGAAGCTGCAGCTTTGAGTTTTGAGGGCGTGTCTAGCGCTTATGCTATCCAGGCTGGTAGAGAGCTGAGAGTGATGGTAGAAAGCAGCAAGGTGAATGACGAAAATGCTTACCAATTATCTTACGACATCTCGGAAAAGATTCAGAATGAGCTTACTTATCCAGGTCAGGTCAAAGTAACTGTAATCCGAGAAACAAGAGCTGTAAACATCGCCAGATAA
- a CDS encoding pentapeptide repeat-containing protein: MDFFSEQKFGKPDKISKGDYSNCEFFQCDFANTDLSNYRFSDCEFKDCDFSNAKIPDVVFRDVIFQNCKMIGLNFEEINQFNISFRFENCMLNHSSFYGTDIRKTIFKNCRLEEVDFTESNLLNVVFDHSDLRHSVFEQTNLELTDFRTALHFSVNPNQNHLKKTKFSKHNLEGLLTTFNIKIE, encoded by the coding sequence ATGGATTTTTTCTCAGAGCAAAAATTCGGAAAGCCGGATAAGATATCCAAAGGTGATTACAGCAATTGTGAATTTTTTCAGTGTGATTTTGCAAATACTGATCTGTCCAATTACAGATTTTCCGATTGTGAGTTCAAAGACTGCGATTTCAGCAATGCTAAAATTCCCGATGTCGTGTTTCGGGATGTTATTTTCCAAAATTGTAAAATGATCGGGCTCAATTTTGAAGAGATTAATCAGTTCAATATTTCATTCCGTTTTGAAAATTGTATGCTGAATCATTCCTCCTTTTACGGAACAGATATCAGGAAAACAATTTTTAAAAATTGTCGTCTGGAAGAAGTGGATTTTACTGAAAGCAATCTGTTAAATGTCGTTTTCGATCATTCGGATTTGCGTCATTCTGTTTTTGAACAGACTAATCTGGAACTAACTGATTTCAGGACGGCGCTTCATTTTTCCGTTAATCCCAATCAGAATCATTTAAAGAAAACCAAATTCTCTAAACATAATCTGGAAGGTTTGCTGACGACTTTTAATATTAAAATAGAATAA